In Nomascus leucogenys isolate Asia chromosome 8, Asia_NLE_v1, whole genome shotgun sequence, a single genomic region encodes these proteins:
- the LETMD1 gene encoding LETM1 domain-containing protein 1 isoform X8: MALSRVCWARSAVWGSAVTPGHFVTRRLQLGRSGLAWGAPRSSKLHLSPKADVKNLMSYVVTKTKAINGKYHRFLGRHFPRFYVLYTIFMKVPPRRHQVSFPRYYFHSTFCQLPGLLANIQRGTHPAIHDILALRECFSNHPLGMNQLQALHVKALSRAMLLTSYLPPPLLRHRLKTHTTVIHQLDKALAKLGIGQLTTQEVKSACYLRGLNSTHIGEDRCRTWLGEWLQISCSLKEAELSLLLHNVVLLSTNYLGTRR, translated from the exons ATGGCGCTCTCCAGGGTGTGCTGGGCTCGGTCGGCCGTGTGGGGCTCGGCAGTCACCCCTGGACATTTTGTCACCCGGAGGCTGCAACTTGGTCGCTCTGGCCTGGCTTGGGGGGCCCCTCG GTCTTCAAAGCTTCACCTTTCTCCAAAGGCAGATGTGAAGAACTTGATGTCTTATGTGGTAACCAAGACAAAAGCGATTAATGGGAAATACCATCGTTTCTTGGGTCGTCATTTTCCCCGCTTCTATGTCCTGTACACAATCTTCATGAAAG TTCCGCCAAGACGTCACCAAGTGTCTTTTCCTAGGTATTATTTCCATTCCACCTTTTGCCAACTACCTGGTCTTCTTGCTAAT ATACAGCGTGGTACCCACCCAGCAATACATGATATCTTGGCTCTGAGAGAGTGTTTCTCTAACCATCCTCTGGGCATGAACCAACTCCAGGCTTTGCACGTG AAAGCCTTGAGCCGGGCCATGCTTCTCACATCTTACCTGCCTCCTCCCTTGTTGAGACATCGTTTGAAGACTCATACAACTGTGATTCACCAACTAGACAAGGCTTTGGCAAAGCTGGGGATTGGCCAGCTGACTACTCAGGAAGTAAAATCG GCTTGTTATCTCCGTGGCCTGAATTCTACGCATATTGGTGAAGATAGGTGTCGAACTTGGCTGGGAGAATGGCTGCAGATTTCCTGCAGCCTGAAAG AAGCTGAGCTGTCTCTCTTGCTGCACAACGTGGTCCTGCTCTCCACCAACTACCTTGGGACAAGGCGCTGA
- the LETMD1 gene encoding LETM1 domain-containing protein 1 isoform X1, with amino-acid sequence MALSRVCWARSAVWGSAVTPGHFVTRRLQLGRSGLAWGAPRSSKLHLSPKADVKNLMSYVVTKTKAINGKYHRFLGRHFPRFYVLYTIFMKGLQMLWADAKKARRIKTNMWKHNIKFHQLPYREMEHLRQFRQDVTKCLFLGIISIPPFANYLVFLLMYLFPRQLLIRHFWTPKQQTDFLDIYHAFRKQSHPEIISYLEKVIPLISDAGLRWRLTDLCTKIQRGTHPAIHDILALRECFSNHPLGMNQLQALHVKALSRAMLLTSYLPPPLLRHRLKTHTTVIHQLDKALAKLGIGQLTTQEVKSACYLRGLNSTHIGEDRCRTWLGEWLQISCSLKEAELSLLLHNVVLLSTNYLGTRR; translated from the exons ATGGCGCTCTCCAGGGTGTGCTGGGCTCGGTCGGCCGTGTGGGGCTCGGCAGTCACCCCTGGACATTTTGTCACCCGGAGGCTGCAACTTGGTCGCTCTGGCCTGGCTTGGGGGGCCCCTCG GTCTTCAAAGCTTCACCTTTCTCCAAAGGCAGATGTGAAGAACTTGATGTCTTATGTGGTAACCAAGACAAAAGCGATTAATGGGAAATACCATCGTTTCTTGGGTCGTCATTTTCCCCGCTTCTATGTCCTGTACACAATCTTCATGAAAG GATTACAGATGTTATGGGCTGATGCCAAAAAGGCTAGAAGAATAAAGACAAATATGTGGAAGCACAATATAAAGTTTCATCAACTTCCATACCGGGAGATGGAGCATTTGAGACAG TTCCGCCAAGACGTCACCAAGTGTCTTTTCCTAGGTATTATTTCCATTCCACCTTTTGCCAACTACCTGGTCTTCTTGCTAAT GTACCTGTTTCCCAGGCAACTACTGATCAGGCATTTCTGGACCCCAAAACAACAAACTGATTTCTTAGATATCTATCATGCTTTCCGGAAGCAGTCCCACCCAGAAATTATTAGTTATTTAGAAAAGGTCATCCCTCTCATTTCTGATGCAGGACTCCGGTGGCGTCTGACAGATCTGTGCACCAAG ATACAGCGTGGTACCCACCCAGCAATACATGATATCTTGGCTCTGAGAGAGTGTTTCTCTAACCATCCTCTGGGCATGAACCAACTCCAGGCTTTGCACGTG AAAGCCTTGAGCCGGGCCATGCTTCTCACATCTTACCTGCCTCCTCCCTTGTTGAGACATCGTTTGAAGACTCATACAACTGTGATTCACCAACTAGACAAGGCTTTGGCAAAGCTGGGGATTGGCCAGCTGACTACTCAGGAAGTAAAATCG GCTTGTTATCTCCGTGGCCTGAATTCTACGCATATTGGTGAAGATAGGTGTCGAACTTGGCTGGGAGAATGGCTGCAGATTTCCTGCAGCCTGAAAG AAGCTGAGCTGTCTCTCTTGCTGCACAACGTGGTCCTGCTCTCCACCAACTACCTTGGGACAAGGCGCTGA
- the LETMD1 gene encoding LETM1 domain-containing protein 1 isoform X4, with amino-acid sequence MALSRVCWARSAVWGSAVTPGHFVTRRLQLGRSGLAWGAPRSSKLHLSPKADVKNLMSYVVTKTKAINGKYHRFLGRHFPRFYVLYTIFMKGIISIPPFANYLVFLLMYLFPRQLLIRHFWTPKQQTDFLDIYHAFRKQSHPEIISYLEKVIPLISDAGLRWRLTDLCTKIQRGTHPAIHDILALRECFSNHPLGMNQLQALHVKALSRAMLLTSYLPPPLLRHRLKTHTTVIHQLDKALAKLGIGQLTTQEVKSACYLRGLNSTHIGEDRCRTWLGEWLQISCSLKEAELSLLLHNVVLLSTNYLGTRR; translated from the exons ATGGCGCTCTCCAGGGTGTGCTGGGCTCGGTCGGCCGTGTGGGGCTCGGCAGTCACCCCTGGACATTTTGTCACCCGGAGGCTGCAACTTGGTCGCTCTGGCCTGGCTTGGGGGGCCCCTCG GTCTTCAAAGCTTCACCTTTCTCCAAAGGCAGATGTGAAGAACTTGATGTCTTATGTGGTAACCAAGACAAAAGCGATTAATGGGAAATACCATCGTTTCTTGGGTCGTCATTTTCCCCGCTTCTATGTCCTGTACACAATCTTCATGAAAG GTATTATTTCCATTCCACCTTTTGCCAACTACCTGGTCTTCTTGCTAAT GTACCTGTTTCCCAGGCAACTACTGATCAGGCATTTCTGGACCCCAAAACAACAAACTGATTTCTTAGATATCTATCATGCTTTCCGGAAGCAGTCCCACCCAGAAATTATTAGTTATTTAGAAAAGGTCATCCCTCTCATTTCTGATGCAGGACTCCGGTGGCGTCTGACAGATCTGTGCACCAAG ATACAGCGTGGTACCCACCCAGCAATACATGATATCTTGGCTCTGAGAGAGTGTTTCTCTAACCATCCTCTGGGCATGAACCAACTCCAGGCTTTGCACGTG AAAGCCTTGAGCCGGGCCATGCTTCTCACATCTTACCTGCCTCCTCCCTTGTTGAGACATCGTTTGAAGACTCATACAACTGTGATTCACCAACTAGACAAGGCTTTGGCAAAGCTGGGGATTGGCCAGCTGACTACTCAGGAAGTAAAATCG GCTTGTTATCTCCGTGGCCTGAATTCTACGCATATTGGTGAAGATAGGTGTCGAACTTGGCTGGGAGAATGGCTGCAGATTTCCTGCAGCCTGAAAG AAGCTGAGCTGTCTCTCTTGCTGCACAACGTGGTCCTGCTCTCCACCAACTACCTTGGGACAAGGCGCTGA
- the LETMD1 gene encoding LETM1 domain-containing protein 1 isoform X7 — MYLFPRQLLIRHFWTPKQQTDFLDIYHAFRKQSHPEIISYLEKVIPLISDAGLRWRLTDLCTKIQRGTHPAIHDILALRECFSNHPLGMNQLQALHVKALSRAMLLTSYLPPPLLRHRLKTHTTVIHQLDKALAKLGIGQLTTQEVKSACYLRGLNSTHIGEDRCRTWLGEWLQISCSLKEAELSLLLHNVVLLSTNYLGTRR, encoded by the exons AT GTACCTGTTTCCCAGGCAACTACTGATCAGGCATTTCTGGACCCCAAAACAACAAACTGATTTCTTAGATATCTATCATGCTTTCCGGAAGCAGTCCCACCCAGAAATTATTAGTTATTTAGAAAAGGTCATCCCTCTCATTTCTGATGCAGGACTCCGGTGGCGTCTGACAGATCTGTGCACCAAG ATACAGCGTGGTACCCACCCAGCAATACATGATATCTTGGCTCTGAGAGAGTGTTTCTCTAACCATCCTCTGGGCATGAACCAACTCCAGGCTTTGCACGTG AAAGCCTTGAGCCGGGCCATGCTTCTCACATCTTACCTGCCTCCTCCCTTGTTGAGACATCGTTTGAAGACTCATACAACTGTGATTCACCAACTAGACAAGGCTTTGGCAAAGCTGGGGATTGGCCAGCTGACTACTCAGGAAGTAAAATCG GCTTGTTATCTCCGTGGCCTGAATTCTACGCATATTGGTGAAGATAGGTGTCGAACTTGGCTGGGAGAATGGCTGCAGATTTCCTGCAGCCTGAAAG AAGCTGAGCTGTCTCTCTTGCTGCACAACGTGGTCCTGCTCTCCACCAACTACCTTGGGACAAGGCGCTGA
- the LETMD1 gene encoding LETM1 domain-containing protein 1 isoform X6, whose protein sequence is MSYVVTKTKAINGKYHRFLGRHFPRFYVLYTIFMKGIISIPPFANYLVFLLMYLFPRQLLIRHFWTPKQQTDFLDIYHAFRKQSHPEIISYLEKVIPLISDAGLRWRLTDLCTKIQRGTHPAIHDILALRECFSNHPLGMNQLQALHVKALSRAMLLTSYLPPPLLRHRLKTHTTVIHQLDKALAKLGIGQLTTQEVKSACYLRGLNSTHIGEDRCRTWLGEWLQISCSLKEAELSLLLHNVVLLSTNYLGTRR, encoded by the exons ATGTCTTATGTGGTAACCAAGACAAAAGCGATTAATGGGAAATACCATCGTTTCTTGGGTCGTCATTTTCCCCGCTTCTATGTCCTGTACACAATCTTCATGAAAG GTATTATTTCCATTCCACCTTTTGCCAACTACCTGGTCTTCTTGCTAAT GTACCTGTTTCCCAGGCAACTACTGATCAGGCATTTCTGGACCCCAAAACAACAAACTGATTTCTTAGATATCTATCATGCTTTCCGGAAGCAGTCCCACCCAGAAATTATTAGTTATTTAGAAAAGGTCATCCCTCTCATTTCTGATGCAGGACTCCGGTGGCGTCTGACAGATCTGTGCACCAAG ATACAGCGTGGTACCCACCCAGCAATACATGATATCTTGGCTCTGAGAGAGTGTTTCTCTAACCATCCTCTGGGCATGAACCAACTCCAGGCTTTGCACGTG AAAGCCTTGAGCCGGGCCATGCTTCTCACATCTTACCTGCCTCCTCCCTTGTTGAGACATCGTTTGAAGACTCATACAACTGTGATTCACCAACTAGACAAGGCTTTGGCAAAGCTGGGGATTGGCCAGCTGACTACTCAGGAAGTAAAATCG GCTTGTTATCTCCGTGGCCTGAATTCTACGCATATTGGTGAAGATAGGTGTCGAACTTGGCTGGGAGAATGGCTGCAGATTTCCTGCAGCCTGAAAG AAGCTGAGCTGTCTCTCTTGCTGCACAACGTGGTCCTGCTCTCCACCAACTACCTTGGGACAAGGCGCTGA
- the LETMD1 gene encoding LETM1 domain-containing protein 1 isoform X3, whose amino-acid sequence MALSRVCWARSAVWGSAVTPGHFVTRRLQLGRSGLAWGAPRSSKLHLSPKADVKNLMSYVVTKTKAINGKYHRFLGRHFPRFYVLYTIFMKGLQMLWADAKKARRIKTNMWKHNIKFHQLPYREMEHLRQFRQDVTKCLFLGIISIPPFANYLVFLLMYLFPRQLLIRHFWTPKQQTDFLDIYHAFRKQSHPEIISYLEKVIPLISDAGLRWRLTDLCTKIQRGTHPAIHDILALRECFSNHPLGMNQLQALHVKALSRAMLLTSYLPPPLLRHRLKTHTTVIHQLDKALAKLGIGQLTTQEVKSLLLITSEK is encoded by the exons ATGGCGCTCTCCAGGGTGTGCTGGGCTCGGTCGGCCGTGTGGGGCTCGGCAGTCACCCCTGGACATTTTGTCACCCGGAGGCTGCAACTTGGTCGCTCTGGCCTGGCTTGGGGGGCCCCTCG GTCTTCAAAGCTTCACCTTTCTCCAAAGGCAGATGTGAAGAACTTGATGTCTTATGTGGTAACCAAGACAAAAGCGATTAATGGGAAATACCATCGTTTCTTGGGTCGTCATTTTCCCCGCTTCTATGTCCTGTACACAATCTTCATGAAAG GATTACAGATGTTATGGGCTGATGCCAAAAAGGCTAGAAGAATAAAGACAAATATGTGGAAGCACAATATAAAGTTTCATCAACTTCCATACCGGGAGATGGAGCATTTGAGACAG TTCCGCCAAGACGTCACCAAGTGTCTTTTCCTAGGTATTATTTCCATTCCACCTTTTGCCAACTACCTGGTCTTCTTGCTAAT GTACCTGTTTCCCAGGCAACTACTGATCAGGCATTTCTGGACCCCAAAACAACAAACTGATTTCTTAGATATCTATCATGCTTTCCGGAAGCAGTCCCACCCAGAAATTATTAGTTATTTAGAAAAGGTCATCCCTCTCATTTCTGATGCAGGACTCCGGTGGCGTCTGACAGATCTGTGCACCAAG ATACAGCGTGGTACCCACCCAGCAATACATGATATCTTGGCTCTGAGAGAGTGTTTCTCTAACCATCCTCTGGGCATGAACCAACTCCAGGCTTTGCACGTG AAAGCCTTGAGCCGGGCCATGCTTCTCACATCTTACCTGCCTCCTCCCTTGTTGAGACATCGTTTGAAGACTCATACAACTGTGATTCACCAACTAGACAAGGCTTTGGCAAAGCTGGGGATTGGCCAGCTGACTACTCAGGAAGTAAAATCG
- the LETMD1 gene encoding LETM1 domain-containing protein 1 isoform X2: MALSRVCWARSAVWGSAVTPGHFVTRRLQLGRSGLAWGAPRSSKLHLSPKADVKNLMSYVVTKTKAINGKYHRFLGRHFPRFYVLYTIFMKGLQMLWADAKKARRIKTNMWKHNIKFHQLPYREMEHLRQFRQDVTKCLFLGIISIPPFANYLVFLLMYLFPRQLLIRHFWTPKQQTDFLDIYHAFRKQSHPEIISYLEKVIPLISDAGLRWRLTDLCTKIQRGTHPAIHDILALRECFSNHPLGMNQLQALHVKALSRAMLLTSYLPPPLLRHRLKTHTTVIHQLDKALAKLGIGQLTTQEVKSKLSCLSCCTTWSCSPPTTLGQGAE, encoded by the exons ATGGCGCTCTCCAGGGTGTGCTGGGCTCGGTCGGCCGTGTGGGGCTCGGCAGTCACCCCTGGACATTTTGTCACCCGGAGGCTGCAACTTGGTCGCTCTGGCCTGGCTTGGGGGGCCCCTCG GTCTTCAAAGCTTCACCTTTCTCCAAAGGCAGATGTGAAGAACTTGATGTCTTATGTGGTAACCAAGACAAAAGCGATTAATGGGAAATACCATCGTTTCTTGGGTCGTCATTTTCCCCGCTTCTATGTCCTGTACACAATCTTCATGAAAG GATTACAGATGTTATGGGCTGATGCCAAAAAGGCTAGAAGAATAAAGACAAATATGTGGAAGCACAATATAAAGTTTCATCAACTTCCATACCGGGAGATGGAGCATTTGAGACAG TTCCGCCAAGACGTCACCAAGTGTCTTTTCCTAGGTATTATTTCCATTCCACCTTTTGCCAACTACCTGGTCTTCTTGCTAAT GTACCTGTTTCCCAGGCAACTACTGATCAGGCATTTCTGGACCCCAAAACAACAAACTGATTTCTTAGATATCTATCATGCTTTCCGGAAGCAGTCCCACCCAGAAATTATTAGTTATTTAGAAAAGGTCATCCCTCTCATTTCTGATGCAGGACTCCGGTGGCGTCTGACAGATCTGTGCACCAAG ATACAGCGTGGTACCCACCCAGCAATACATGATATCTTGGCTCTGAGAGAGTGTTTCTCTAACCATCCTCTGGGCATGAACCAACTCCAGGCTTTGCACGTG AAAGCCTTGAGCCGGGCCATGCTTCTCACATCTTACCTGCCTCCTCCCTTGTTGAGACATCGTTTGAAGACTCATACAACTGTGATTCACCAACTAGACAAGGCTTTGGCAAAGCTGGGGATTGGCCAGCTGACTACTCAGGAAGTAAAATCG AAGCTGAGCTGTCTCTCTTGCTGCACAACGTGGTCCTGCTCTCCACCAACTACCTTGGGACAAGGCGCTGAATGA
- the LETMD1 gene encoding LETM1 domain-containing protein 1 isoform X5: MSYVVTKTKAINGKYHRFLGRHFPRFYVLYTIFMKGLQMLWADAKKARRIKTNMWKHNIKFHQLPYREMEHLRQFRQDVTKCLFLGIISIPPFANYLVFLLMYLFPRQLLIRHFWTPKQQTDFLDIYHAFRKQSHPEIISYLEKVIPLISDAGLRWRLTDLCTKIQRGTHPAIHDILALRECFSNHPLGMNQLQALHVKALSRAMLLTSYLPPPLLRHRLKTHTTVIHQLDKALAKLGIGQLTTQEVKSACYLRGLNSTHIGEDRCRTWLGEWLQISCSLKEAELSLLLHNVVLLSTNYLGTRR; the protein is encoded by the exons ATGTCTTATGTGGTAACCAAGACAAAAGCGATTAATGGGAAATACCATCGTTTCTTGGGTCGTCATTTTCCCCGCTTCTATGTCCTGTACACAATCTTCATGAAAG GATTACAGATGTTATGGGCTGATGCCAAAAAGGCTAGAAGAATAAAGACAAATATGTGGAAGCACAATATAAAGTTTCATCAACTTCCATACCGGGAGATGGAGCATTTGAGACAG TTCCGCCAAGACGTCACCAAGTGTCTTTTCCTAGGTATTATTTCCATTCCACCTTTTGCCAACTACCTGGTCTTCTTGCTAAT GTACCTGTTTCCCAGGCAACTACTGATCAGGCATTTCTGGACCCCAAAACAACAAACTGATTTCTTAGATATCTATCATGCTTTCCGGAAGCAGTCCCACCCAGAAATTATTAGTTATTTAGAAAAGGTCATCCCTCTCATTTCTGATGCAGGACTCCGGTGGCGTCTGACAGATCTGTGCACCAAG ATACAGCGTGGTACCCACCCAGCAATACATGATATCTTGGCTCTGAGAGAGTGTTTCTCTAACCATCCTCTGGGCATGAACCAACTCCAGGCTTTGCACGTG AAAGCCTTGAGCCGGGCCATGCTTCTCACATCTTACCTGCCTCCTCCCTTGTTGAGACATCGTTTGAAGACTCATACAACTGTGATTCACCAACTAGACAAGGCTTTGGCAAAGCTGGGGATTGGCCAGCTGACTACTCAGGAAGTAAAATCG GCTTGTTATCTCCGTGGCCTGAATTCTACGCATATTGGTGAAGATAGGTGTCGAACTTGGCTGGGAGAATGGCTGCAGATTTCCTGCAGCCTGAAAG AAGCTGAGCTGTCTCTCTTGCTGCACAACGTGGTCCTGCTCTCCACCAACTACCTTGGGACAAGGCGCTGA